The Linepithema humile isolate Giens D197 chromosome 2, Lhum_UNIL_v1.0, whole genome shotgun sequence genome has a segment encoding these proteins:
- the Afti gene encoding aftiphilin isoform X1 produces MAFPPLVSSTPPPLDNFGESDEDEFGDFTTGGIDGLSVSSESPQKLVTPIETPIASHNVSPRINGINESPVLDGRPKIKSEALKCRTIDGLLIVEKTGDNVSHIELKDRTDNSSVLENHFDNASITEHSVLDSPRNGESHNVETSNSIDHVCTQNVLAKENFVDTDVISSNNSSLADSVKTASEQEGSSSNGLEVNDDVEPASLDLEDPSSTPDILQQLDDDFYNYEQFKDATEWNDTDNKTDVTVTVLQTDYLNDDKPNSDIEYHIANEVEETYTSYNTSDTRVDGTNDKAVFIHDERTISDFVTSPELNVDSADVFGQPDCEFSIQSKYIEMYNDVISNHETSSEKSKALHDSFNFDFNFDDSGREESNLDCTSVHTQDDVRFQEFSTKDDASTFPNNFYDVKNTTQSKESDYVAVEMQNQIVQKASVNGTIEEISVYVKDERNDEDVREQQILENGFDTHDVDNSDFTEFIEHKDFGDVSEFTSDFSPVSANNKYETVQIHDSHTSSSDTSCIQKLSSIEEASLPSDTPLDCLQDNPTASEECATYKSGNSVVYFSDGEFYDFHLDKIEPVATEVQENSCLEFESAENEDDDDDDDDFGDFANFSSAAVDDAKELKVPEDDDDDDDDFGDFSNFETSMGVVETQQFSLKESICRIENKNASNKIEDIITNMFPVISEHHEVELKPLIDKADKVWQNMKSVEETNALTYQWANSSSNNVLLNALGIDSRNILFGPRWNPNVPRFAANLGFTPLEPIKATVDLQQPCTSIINKTQGAACSDEVPAAQFDWNSSGLVNPLDASGGLSALLPLDLLCPFDPLLTPHCSTHSESYHQSACSTNSVYYYSSEEPSSQSVKSPNLSDLTSASLRQQKPSQSKIIEPLPGPCTMEWKKKGEQDFGVKQKSNPSHKPQRSVPPINNKSFPVSNNTSKVHECHRKTSVGRKESTAGAEHVIMDRYGRPMTVQAETVKVLNQLPDLSFLNARTLLFSREPRQIVPDLGAMINRKMPG; encoded by the exons ATGGCTTTTCCGCCCTTAGTCAGCTCTACGCCTCCGCCCTTAGACAACTTTGGAGAGTCTGATGAGGATGAATTCGGAGACTTCACAACTGGTGGAATAGATG GCTTATCTGTTTCGTCAGAATCCCCGCAGAAACTTGTCACTCCGATAGAAACACCAATAGCATCACATAACGTATCTCCTAGGATAAACGGTATTAACGAGTCACCAGTATTGGATGGTCGCCCTAAAATAAAAAGCGAAGCCTTGAAATGTAGAACTATTGACGGCCTCTTGATCGTTGAGAAGACAGGGGACAACGTGAGCCACATAGAACTGAAGGATAGAACAGATAACAGTAGCGTATTGGAAAACCATTTTGACAACGCTAGTATAACAGAACACAGTGTATTAGATTCACCTAGAAATGGCGAGTCGCATAACGTTGAGACTAGTAATAGCATTGACCACGTTTGTACTCAGAATGTTTTAGCTAAGGAAAATTTTGTTGATACGGATGTAATTAGTAGCAACAACAGTAGTTTAGCGGATAGTGTAAAAACAGCCAGCGAGCAGGAGGGATCGTCGTCGAACGGTTTGGAGGTGAACGATGACGTGGAACCCGCAAGCTTGGATTTGGAGGACCCTTCGAGCACACCGGACATTCTGCAGCAACTGGACGACGACTTTTACAACTACGAACAGTTCAAAGATGCGACTGAGTGGAACGATACTGACAACAAGACAGATGTAACTGTGACGGTTCTGCAGACGGATTACTTAAACGATGACAAGCCTAATTCCGATATAGAATATCACATAGCGAATGAAGTAGAAGAAACTTACACGTCATACAACACGAGTGACACTCGTGTCGATGGTACTAACGACAAAGCTGTCTTCATCCACGATGAAAGGACAATTTCCGATTTCGTTACCTCGCCGGAACTTAACGTAGACAGCGCCGATGTATTTGGTCAGCCAGATTGTGAATTCAGTATTCAATCGAAATACATAGAGATGTACAATGATGTAATATCTAACCATGAGACGAGTAGTGAGAAATCCAAGGCGCTGCACGattctttcaattttgatttcaatTTCGATGATTCCGGAAGAGAAGAATCAAATTTAGATTGCACATCTGTACATACCCAGGATGACGTCCGCTTTCAAGAGTTTAGCACGAAGGATGATGCGAGTACTTTTCCTAATAACTTCTACGATGTAAAAAATACCACACAATCAAAAGAAAGCGATTACGTAGCCGTAGAAATGCAAAatcaaattgttcaaaaagCGAGTGTGAATGGGACGATCGAGGAAATTTCTGTTTATGTGAAAGACGAGCGGAACGATGAAGATGTGCGTGAGCAGCAGATTTTGGAAAATGGATTTGATACACATGATGTAGATAATTCTGATTTTACAGAATTCATAGAACATAAAGATTTCGGCGACGTATCGGAGTTCACAAGCGACTTTAGTCCGGTATCCGCTAACAATAAATACGAAACAGTACAAATTCATGATTCACATACATCCTCATCCGATACGTCTTGTATACAAAAGCTTTCGTCGATCGAAGAAGCCTCACTGCCATCCGATACACCCCTCGACTGCTTACAAGATAATCCTACTGCGAGCGAAGAATGTGCCACATACAAAAGCGGAAATTCTGTAGTATACTTTAGCGATGGCGAATTTTATGATTTCCATTTGGATAAGATCGAGCCAGTAGCAACGGAAGTACAAGAGAACAGTTGTCTCGAATTCGAAAGTGCGGAGaacgaagacgacgacgatgacgacgacgatttTGGCGATTTCGCTAATTTTTCGAGCGCAGCGGTAGACGATGCTAAAGAACTGAAGGTACCTGaggacgatgacgacgacgacgacgatttCGGAGACTTCAGCAATTTCGAAACATCAATGGGTGTAGTAGAGACCCAACAGTTTAGTTTGAAAGAATCTATATGTCGGATAGAAAACAAGAAC GCCTCgaataaaatagaagataTAATAACAAACATGTTTCCCGTAATTTCTGAGCATCATGAAGTTGAGTTAAAGCCGTTAATAGACAAGGCGGATAAAGTTTGGCAGAATATGAAGAGTGTGGAAGAAACCAATGCTCTTACCTATCAATGGGCGAATAGTAGTAGTAACAATGTTCTTCTGAATGCTCTCGGCATCGATTCCAGAAATATT CTGTTCGGGCCGAGGTGGAATCCGAATGTACCAAGGTTTGCTGCAAATCTCGGCTTTACTCCGTTGGAACCGATTAAAGCTACTGTTGATCTTCAGCAGCCTTGTACATCCATCATCAACAAGACGCAAGGCGCAGCTTGTTCAGAT GAAGTACCTGCCGCCCAGTTTGATTGGAATAGTTCTGGCCTTGTAAATCCTCTAGATGCTA GTGGTGGGTTGTCTGCTCTTCTGCCTCTGGATTTGTTGTGTCCGTTTGATCCTCTATTAACACCCCATTGCTCCACACATTCCGAATCCTATCATCAGTCAGCTTGTTCAACGAACTCCGTTTATTACT ATTCATCGGAAGAACCAAGTAGTCAATCTGTGAAATCACCAAACTTATCCGATCTTACTAGTGCTTCATTGAGACAGCAGAAACCATCTCAGTCTAAGATAATAGAACCATTACCAGGGCCGTGTACAATGGAATGGAAGAAGAAGGGCGAGCAAGATTTCGGAGTTAAGCAGAAAAGCAATCCGTCGCATAAACCACAGAGAAGTGTTCCGCCGATCAACAATAAGTCGTTCCCCGTAAGCAATAATACCTCCAAGGTACACGAGTGTCACAGGAAGACGTCGGTAGGTAGGAAAGAAAGCACGGCAGGCGCGGAACACGTGATCATGGACCGATACGGGCGACCGATGACCGTGCAAGCCGAGACTGTGAAAGTTTTGAACCAGTTGCCGGACCTGTCGTTCTTGAATGCGAGAACTCTGTTGTTCAGTCGCGAGCCGCGGCAGATTGTGCCGGATCTGGGGGCTATGATAAATCGGAAGATGCCCGGCTGA
- the Afti gene encoding aftiphilin isoform X2, whose product MAFPPLVSSTPPPLDNFGESDEDEFGDFTTGGIDESPQKLVTPIETPIASHNVSPRINGINESPVLDGRPKIKSEALKCRTIDGLLIVEKTGDNVSHIELKDRTDNSSVLENHFDNASITEHSVLDSPRNGESHNVETSNSIDHVCTQNVLAKENFVDTDVISSNNSSLADSVKTASEQEGSSSNGLEVNDDVEPASLDLEDPSSTPDILQQLDDDFYNYEQFKDATEWNDTDNKTDVTVTVLQTDYLNDDKPNSDIEYHIANEVEETYTSYNTSDTRVDGTNDKAVFIHDERTISDFVTSPELNVDSADVFGQPDCEFSIQSKYIEMYNDVISNHETSSEKSKALHDSFNFDFNFDDSGREESNLDCTSVHTQDDVRFQEFSTKDDASTFPNNFYDVKNTTQSKESDYVAVEMQNQIVQKASVNGTIEEISVYVKDERNDEDVREQQILENGFDTHDVDNSDFTEFIEHKDFGDVSEFTSDFSPVSANNKYETVQIHDSHTSSSDTSCIQKLSSIEEASLPSDTPLDCLQDNPTASEECATYKSGNSVVYFSDGEFYDFHLDKIEPVATEVQENSCLEFESAENEDDDDDDDDFGDFANFSSAAVDDAKELKVPEDDDDDDDDFGDFSNFETSMGVVETQQFSLKESICRIENKNASNKIEDIITNMFPVISEHHEVELKPLIDKADKVWQNMKSVEETNALTYQWANSSSNNVLLNALGIDSRNILFGPRWNPNVPRFAANLGFTPLEPIKATVDLQQPCTSIINKTQGAACSDEVPAAQFDWNSSGLVNPLDASGGLSALLPLDLLCPFDPLLTPHCSTHSESYHQSACSTNSVYYYSSEEPSSQSVKSPNLSDLTSASLRQQKPSQSKIIEPLPGPCTMEWKKKGEQDFGVKQKSNPSHKPQRSVPPINNKSFPVSNNTSKVHECHRKTSVGRKESTAGAEHVIMDRYGRPMTVQAETVKVLNQLPDLSFLNARTLLFSREPRQIVPDLGAMINRKMPG is encoded by the exons ATGGCTTTTCCGCCCTTAGTCAGCTCTACGCCTCCGCCCTTAGACAACTTTGGAGAGTCTGATGAGGATGAATTCGGAGACTTCACAACTGGTGGAATAGATG AATCCCCGCAGAAACTTGTCACTCCGATAGAAACACCAATAGCATCACATAACGTATCTCCTAGGATAAACGGTATTAACGAGTCACCAGTATTGGATGGTCGCCCTAAAATAAAAAGCGAAGCCTTGAAATGTAGAACTATTGACGGCCTCTTGATCGTTGAGAAGACAGGGGACAACGTGAGCCACATAGAACTGAAGGATAGAACAGATAACAGTAGCGTATTGGAAAACCATTTTGACAACGCTAGTATAACAGAACACAGTGTATTAGATTCACCTAGAAATGGCGAGTCGCATAACGTTGAGACTAGTAATAGCATTGACCACGTTTGTACTCAGAATGTTTTAGCTAAGGAAAATTTTGTTGATACGGATGTAATTAGTAGCAACAACAGTAGTTTAGCGGATAGTGTAAAAACAGCCAGCGAGCAGGAGGGATCGTCGTCGAACGGTTTGGAGGTGAACGATGACGTGGAACCCGCAAGCTTGGATTTGGAGGACCCTTCGAGCACACCGGACATTCTGCAGCAACTGGACGACGACTTTTACAACTACGAACAGTTCAAAGATGCGACTGAGTGGAACGATACTGACAACAAGACAGATGTAACTGTGACGGTTCTGCAGACGGATTACTTAAACGATGACAAGCCTAATTCCGATATAGAATATCACATAGCGAATGAAGTAGAAGAAACTTACACGTCATACAACACGAGTGACACTCGTGTCGATGGTACTAACGACAAAGCTGTCTTCATCCACGATGAAAGGACAATTTCCGATTTCGTTACCTCGCCGGAACTTAACGTAGACAGCGCCGATGTATTTGGTCAGCCAGATTGTGAATTCAGTATTCAATCGAAATACATAGAGATGTACAATGATGTAATATCTAACCATGAGACGAGTAGTGAGAAATCCAAGGCGCTGCACGattctttcaattttgatttcaatTTCGATGATTCCGGAAGAGAAGAATCAAATTTAGATTGCACATCTGTACATACCCAGGATGACGTCCGCTTTCAAGAGTTTAGCACGAAGGATGATGCGAGTACTTTTCCTAATAACTTCTACGATGTAAAAAATACCACACAATCAAAAGAAAGCGATTACGTAGCCGTAGAAATGCAAAatcaaattgttcaaaaagCGAGTGTGAATGGGACGATCGAGGAAATTTCTGTTTATGTGAAAGACGAGCGGAACGATGAAGATGTGCGTGAGCAGCAGATTTTGGAAAATGGATTTGATACACATGATGTAGATAATTCTGATTTTACAGAATTCATAGAACATAAAGATTTCGGCGACGTATCGGAGTTCACAAGCGACTTTAGTCCGGTATCCGCTAACAATAAATACGAAACAGTACAAATTCATGATTCACATACATCCTCATCCGATACGTCTTGTATACAAAAGCTTTCGTCGATCGAAGAAGCCTCACTGCCATCCGATACACCCCTCGACTGCTTACAAGATAATCCTACTGCGAGCGAAGAATGTGCCACATACAAAAGCGGAAATTCTGTAGTATACTTTAGCGATGGCGAATTTTATGATTTCCATTTGGATAAGATCGAGCCAGTAGCAACGGAAGTACAAGAGAACAGTTGTCTCGAATTCGAAAGTGCGGAGaacgaagacgacgacgatgacgacgacgatttTGGCGATTTCGCTAATTTTTCGAGCGCAGCGGTAGACGATGCTAAAGAACTGAAGGTACCTGaggacgatgacgacgacgacgacgatttCGGAGACTTCAGCAATTTCGAAACATCAATGGGTGTAGTAGAGACCCAACAGTTTAGTTTGAAAGAATCTATATGTCGGATAGAAAACAAGAAC GCCTCgaataaaatagaagataTAATAACAAACATGTTTCCCGTAATTTCTGAGCATCATGAAGTTGAGTTAAAGCCGTTAATAGACAAGGCGGATAAAGTTTGGCAGAATATGAAGAGTGTGGAAGAAACCAATGCTCTTACCTATCAATGGGCGAATAGTAGTAGTAACAATGTTCTTCTGAATGCTCTCGGCATCGATTCCAGAAATATT CTGTTCGGGCCGAGGTGGAATCCGAATGTACCAAGGTTTGCTGCAAATCTCGGCTTTACTCCGTTGGAACCGATTAAAGCTACTGTTGATCTTCAGCAGCCTTGTACATCCATCATCAACAAGACGCAAGGCGCAGCTTGTTCAGAT GAAGTACCTGCCGCCCAGTTTGATTGGAATAGTTCTGGCCTTGTAAATCCTCTAGATGCTA GTGGTGGGTTGTCTGCTCTTCTGCCTCTGGATTTGTTGTGTCCGTTTGATCCTCTATTAACACCCCATTGCTCCACACATTCCGAATCCTATCATCAGTCAGCTTGTTCAACGAACTCCGTTTATTACT ATTCATCGGAAGAACCAAGTAGTCAATCTGTGAAATCACCAAACTTATCCGATCTTACTAGTGCTTCATTGAGACAGCAGAAACCATCTCAGTCTAAGATAATAGAACCATTACCAGGGCCGTGTACAATGGAATGGAAGAAGAAGGGCGAGCAAGATTTCGGAGTTAAGCAGAAAAGCAATCCGTCGCATAAACCACAGAGAAGTGTTCCGCCGATCAACAATAAGTCGTTCCCCGTAAGCAATAATACCTCCAAGGTACACGAGTGTCACAGGAAGACGTCGGTAGGTAGGAAAGAAAGCACGGCAGGCGCGGAACACGTGATCATGGACCGATACGGGCGACCGATGACCGTGCAAGCCGAGACTGTGAAAGTTTTGAACCAGTTGCCGGACCTGTCGTTCTTGAATGCGAGAACTCTGTTGTTCAGTCGCGAGCCGCGGCAGATTGTGCCGGATCTGGGGGCTATGATAAATCGGAAGATGCCCGGCTGA
- the Afti gene encoding aftiphilin isoform X3, with translation MAFPPLVSSTPPPLDNFGESDEDEFGDFTTGGIDGLSVSSESPQKLVTPIETPIASHNVSPRINGINESPVLDGRPKIKSEALKCRTIDGLLIVEKTGDNVSHIELKDRTDNSSVLENHFDNASITEHSVLDSPRNGESHNVETSNSIDHVCTQNVLAKENFVDTDVISSNNSSLADSVKTASEQEGSSSNGLEVNDDVEPASLDLEDPSSTPDILQQLDDDFYNYEQFKDATEWNDTDNKTDVTVTVLQTDYLNDDKPNSDIEYHIANEVEETYTSYNTSDTRVDGTNDKAVFIHDERTISDFVTSPELNVDSADVFGQPDCEFSIQSKYIEMYNDVISNHETSSEKSKALHDSFNFDFNFDDSGREESNLDCTSVHTQDDVRFQEFSTKDDASTFPNNFYDVKNTTQSKESDYVAVEMQNQIVQKASVNGTIEEISVYVKDERNDEDVREQQILENGFDTHDVDNSDFTEFIEHKDFGDVSEFTSDFSPVSANNKYETVQIHDSHTSSSDTSCIQKLSSIEEASLPSDTPLDCLQDNPTASEECATYKSGNSVVYFSDGEFYDFHLDKIEPVATEVQENSCLEFESAENEDDDDDDDDFGDFANFSSAAVDDAKELKVPEDDDDDDDDFGDFSNFETSMGVVETQQFSLKESICRIENKNASNKIEDIITNMFPVISEHHEVELKPLIDKADKVWQNMKSVEETNALTYQWANSSSNNVLLNALGIDSRNILFGPRWNPNVPRFAANLGFTPLEPIKATVDLQQPCTSIINKTQGAACSDEVPAAQFDWNSSGLVNPLDANSSEEPSSQSVKSPNLSDLTSASLRQQKPSQSKIIEPLPGPCTMEWKKKGEQDFGVKQKSNPSHKPQRSVPPINNKSFPVSNNTSKVHECHRKTSVGRKESTAGAEHVIMDRYGRPMTVQAETVKVLNQLPDLSFLNARTLLFSREPRQIVPDLGAMINRKMPG, from the exons ATGGCTTTTCCGCCCTTAGTCAGCTCTACGCCTCCGCCCTTAGACAACTTTGGAGAGTCTGATGAGGATGAATTCGGAGACTTCACAACTGGTGGAATAGATG GCTTATCTGTTTCGTCAGAATCCCCGCAGAAACTTGTCACTCCGATAGAAACACCAATAGCATCACATAACGTATCTCCTAGGATAAACGGTATTAACGAGTCACCAGTATTGGATGGTCGCCCTAAAATAAAAAGCGAAGCCTTGAAATGTAGAACTATTGACGGCCTCTTGATCGTTGAGAAGACAGGGGACAACGTGAGCCACATAGAACTGAAGGATAGAACAGATAACAGTAGCGTATTGGAAAACCATTTTGACAACGCTAGTATAACAGAACACAGTGTATTAGATTCACCTAGAAATGGCGAGTCGCATAACGTTGAGACTAGTAATAGCATTGACCACGTTTGTACTCAGAATGTTTTAGCTAAGGAAAATTTTGTTGATACGGATGTAATTAGTAGCAACAACAGTAGTTTAGCGGATAGTGTAAAAACAGCCAGCGAGCAGGAGGGATCGTCGTCGAACGGTTTGGAGGTGAACGATGACGTGGAACCCGCAAGCTTGGATTTGGAGGACCCTTCGAGCACACCGGACATTCTGCAGCAACTGGACGACGACTTTTACAACTACGAACAGTTCAAAGATGCGACTGAGTGGAACGATACTGACAACAAGACAGATGTAACTGTGACGGTTCTGCAGACGGATTACTTAAACGATGACAAGCCTAATTCCGATATAGAATATCACATAGCGAATGAAGTAGAAGAAACTTACACGTCATACAACACGAGTGACACTCGTGTCGATGGTACTAACGACAAAGCTGTCTTCATCCACGATGAAAGGACAATTTCCGATTTCGTTACCTCGCCGGAACTTAACGTAGACAGCGCCGATGTATTTGGTCAGCCAGATTGTGAATTCAGTATTCAATCGAAATACATAGAGATGTACAATGATGTAATATCTAACCATGAGACGAGTAGTGAGAAATCCAAGGCGCTGCACGattctttcaattttgatttcaatTTCGATGATTCCGGAAGAGAAGAATCAAATTTAGATTGCACATCTGTACATACCCAGGATGACGTCCGCTTTCAAGAGTTTAGCACGAAGGATGATGCGAGTACTTTTCCTAATAACTTCTACGATGTAAAAAATACCACACAATCAAAAGAAAGCGATTACGTAGCCGTAGAAATGCAAAatcaaattgttcaaaaagCGAGTGTGAATGGGACGATCGAGGAAATTTCTGTTTATGTGAAAGACGAGCGGAACGATGAAGATGTGCGTGAGCAGCAGATTTTGGAAAATGGATTTGATACACATGATGTAGATAATTCTGATTTTACAGAATTCATAGAACATAAAGATTTCGGCGACGTATCGGAGTTCACAAGCGACTTTAGTCCGGTATCCGCTAACAATAAATACGAAACAGTACAAATTCATGATTCACATACATCCTCATCCGATACGTCTTGTATACAAAAGCTTTCGTCGATCGAAGAAGCCTCACTGCCATCCGATACACCCCTCGACTGCTTACAAGATAATCCTACTGCGAGCGAAGAATGTGCCACATACAAAAGCGGAAATTCTGTAGTATACTTTAGCGATGGCGAATTTTATGATTTCCATTTGGATAAGATCGAGCCAGTAGCAACGGAAGTACAAGAGAACAGTTGTCTCGAATTCGAAAGTGCGGAGaacgaagacgacgacgatgacgacgacgatttTGGCGATTTCGCTAATTTTTCGAGCGCAGCGGTAGACGATGCTAAAGAACTGAAGGTACCTGaggacgatgacgacgacgacgacgatttCGGAGACTTCAGCAATTTCGAAACATCAATGGGTGTAGTAGAGACCCAACAGTTTAGTTTGAAAGAATCTATATGTCGGATAGAAAACAAGAAC GCCTCgaataaaatagaagataTAATAACAAACATGTTTCCCGTAATTTCTGAGCATCATGAAGTTGAGTTAAAGCCGTTAATAGACAAGGCGGATAAAGTTTGGCAGAATATGAAGAGTGTGGAAGAAACCAATGCTCTTACCTATCAATGGGCGAATAGTAGTAGTAACAATGTTCTTCTGAATGCTCTCGGCATCGATTCCAGAAATATT CTGTTCGGGCCGAGGTGGAATCCGAATGTACCAAGGTTTGCTGCAAATCTCGGCTTTACTCCGTTGGAACCGATTAAAGCTACTGTTGATCTTCAGCAGCCTTGTACATCCATCATCAACAAGACGCAAGGCGCAGCTTGTTCAGAT GAAGTACCTGCCGCCCAGTTTGATTGGAATAGTTCTGGCCTTGTAAATCCTCTAGATGCTA ATTCATCGGAAGAACCAAGTAGTCAATCTGTGAAATCACCAAACTTATCCGATCTTACTAGTGCTTCATTGAGACAGCAGAAACCATCTCAGTCTAAGATAATAGAACCATTACCAGGGCCGTGTACAATGGAATGGAAGAAGAAGGGCGAGCAAGATTTCGGAGTTAAGCAGAAAAGCAATCCGTCGCATAAACCACAGAGAAGTGTTCCGCCGATCAACAATAAGTCGTTCCCCGTAAGCAATAATACCTCCAAGGTACACGAGTGTCACAGGAAGACGTCGGTAGGTAGGAAAGAAAGCACGGCAGGCGCGGAACACGTGATCATGGACCGATACGGGCGACCGATGACCGTGCAAGCCGAGACTGTGAAAGTTTTGAACCAGTTGCCGGACCTGTCGTTCTTGAATGCGAGAACTCTGTTGTTCAGTCGCGAGCCGCGGCAGATTGTGCCGGATCTGGGGGCTATGATAAATCGGAAGATGCCCGGCTGA
- the LOC105677386 gene encoding zinc finger protein 665-like, protein MLEAESISTLSDHEDNIDDLEGSMVWSQEEPLSSNEILELPASENQRENILAAFCRLCAGQTNNPIYIYSELGESMKLADKINTCLSVKIKKTDPLPKQLCLTCVEKINWSNEFDTQCIKAEETLTIMLKEKQAFNVSNESQILSDRQSCPLCTEGYMNVCEDMFQDMKGIELYEEEIILESSDEENILNNAKIDEESGSRSIMLQCLGDRQKYLKCGACMNLYHNKETLDNHKCKPSVQGTTKPYKCLLCDTTFTFEERLNFHMQFHKGAKALYCEVCNITFGKELKLFYHYKRYHSTDVSVSCLQCGKLFESQEALRVHVCVDGKNRPHICEVCSKGFSDGYTLKRHIVTHLPEKPYKCSQCSKSFTQKSRLNKHVASHCIVIESNQTVWKCIQCGEAFISCDDADVHCKVHDEKITLIEELSTSKLYHCEFCNSHFTDVNNLNAHQDQHVIERPYTCNTCTITYKSFAEAVLHWKEHPRLFKVLVVFLCTVCNKDMKELSLLYKHKQKRHDHALRPSESGDAKFICELCGNIFDTSEDIQSHGRDQCSKFPCDICGNLLPTANSLNAHKRRHNGLRPYVCNICGKSYTQSSHMWTHKRFHMGVKPYACEYCDQRFTIKPDLADHTRKKHTRERPFKCDVCNKAFLTGSVFYQHRLIHRGDRRYKCHYCEKAFTRTEALNNHIKIHTGEKPHACDVCGRRFRQKGDMRKHRRTQHSSKQETT, encoded by the exons ATGCTGGAGGCAGAATCAATAAGCACACTAAGCGATCATGAAGATAATATTGACGATTTAGAGGGCTCTATGGTATGGTCTCAAGAGGAGCCACTTTCTTCCAACGAAATACTAGAGTTACCAGCTTCAGAGAATCAGAGAGAAAATATCTTGGCTGCTTTTTGCCGATTATGTGCTGGTCAAACTAACAatccaatatatatttattccgaACTCGGAGAGTCGATGAAGCTGgcggataaaataaatacatgccTAAGTGTGAAG ATTAAAAAGACGGATCCATTACCGAAACAGCTCTGTTTGACGTGTGTCGAGAAAATAAACTGGAGCAACGAGTTTGATACACAATGCATTAAAGCGGAAGAAACTTTAACGATAATGCTGAAGGAGAAACAGGCTTTCAATGTTTCGAATGAGAGTCAGATCTTGTCTGATCGACAGTCTTGTCCTTTATGTACAGAGGGCTACATGAATGTATGCGAGGATATGTTTCAAGATATGAAGGGCATTGAGTTATACGAGGAAGAAATAATTCTAGAAAGCAGCGACGAGGAGAATATACTTAATAATGCGAAGATCGACGAGGAAAGCGGGAGTCGTTCCATTATGCTGCAATGTCTGGGAGACAGGCAGAAGTACTTAAAATGCGGGGCGTGCATGAATCTCTATCACAACAAGGAGACTCTGGATAATCACAAGTGCAAACCTAGCGTGCAGGGCACGACAAAGCCGTACAAGTGTCTTCTGTGCGACACGACGTTCACCTTCGAGGAACGATTAAACTTCCACATGCAGTTTCACAAAGGCGCGAAGGCGTTGTATTGCGAAGTCTGCAACATCACGTTTGGCAAAGAGCTGAAATTATTCTATCATTACAAGAGATACCATTCTACAGATGTCAGCGTCTCGTGTCTGCAGTGCGGAAAGTTATTTGAGAGTCAGGAGGCGCTTCGGGTGCACGTTTGCGTCGACGGCAAGAATCGACCTCACATCTGCGAGGTGTGCAGCAAAGGCTTCTCCGACGGTTACACCCTGAAGCGTCACATTGTCACGCACCTGCCCGAGAAGCCCTACAAGTGCTCGCAGTGCTCGAAAAGCTTCACGCAGAAGTCAAGATTGAACAAGCACGTCGCGAGCCACTGCATCGTTATCGAGAGCAACCAGACGGTTTGGAAATGCATACAATGCGGAGAGGCGTTCATTTCTTGCGACGACGCCGATGTTCATTGTAAAGTCCACGACGAGAAGATAACGCTGATCGAGGAGCTGTCCACGTCAAAGCTGTATCATTGCGAATTCTGCAACAGTCACTTCACCGACGTGAATAATCTGAACGCTCACCAGGACCAGCATGTGATCGAGAGACCGTACACGTGTAACACATGCACGATCACCTACAAATCGTTCGCAGAAGCCGTTTTACATTGGAAGGAACACCCGCGGCTGTTCAAAGTTCTCGTCGTCTTCCTGTGCACCGTCTGCAATAAGGACATGAAGGAGTTATCCCTGCTGTACAAACACAAGCAGAAGAGACACGATCACGCACTCAGACCGTCCGAGTCGGGTGATGCGAAGTTCATCTGCGAGCTCTGCGGAAATATATTCGACACGAGTGAGGACATACAAAGCCACGGGCGAGATCAATGCTCCAAGTTCCCCTGCGACATTTGCGGCAATCTGTTGCCCACCGCGAACTCGCTCAACGCTCACAAGAGACGACACAACGGATTGAGGCCGTACGTTTGCAACATCTGCGGCAAGAGTTACACTCAGTCGAGTCACATGTGGACTCACAAAAGATTCCACATGGGCGTCAAGCCATATGCCTGCGAGTACTGCGATCAACGTTTCACGATAAAGCCGGATCTGGCGGATCACACTAGAAAGAAGCACACGAGGGAGAGACCGTTCAAGTGCGACGTGTGCAACAAGGCTTTCCTCACCGGCTCCGTGTTCTATCAGCACAGACTGATACACCGCGGCGATCGTAGGTATAAGTGCCATTACTGCGAGAAGGCCTTCACCAGAACGGAGGCTTTAAACAATCACATCAAAATACACACCGGGGAGAAGCCGCACGCCTGCGATGTCTGCGGCAGGCGCTTCAGGCAGAAAGGCGACATGAGAAAACACAGACGCACTCAACATAGTTCCAAGCAAGAGACAACTTGA